The Xenopus tropicalis strain Nigerian chromosome 1, UCB_Xtro_10.0, whole genome shotgun sequence DNA segment AgcaagttttttaattatttgcctttgttcTCTCTTCTgactctccagctttcaaatgctgaccctggcagccaaaaaactattgctatatgaggctacaattgtactgttattttttattacttatttttctatttaggcccttctctattcccattcctgtctttctttcaaaccactgcatggttactaggttaaattagactgtagcaaccagattgctactgaaatgccaaactgctgaacaaaaagaaaaataattagaaaaacacaaaaagtaataaaagtgaagaagtctcagaatagcactctctacatcatattaaaattaatttaaaggtaaacaaccccttaaatATTTGCACAAAACACATATTCCCCTGGGAGGACACAATTTTTCTCCGagcaggctttcttaaataagaaaaagtttagcacctaaaagctgttttttttccccaaaaccctGCATGAGTCCCTTaactcattttttttacttttgctccAGCTATCATAAATCTGGCCCCCAATGTATTTTTGGGGTAATGTATTTAGCATTAAGCTTCAAAACATGTAGAGTCattggggtagatttatcaaaatagtGCAGTTTAGTGCAGAAAGTATCCacaactttctatttattcctagagattttcagaagtgtatttatcaatgggtgaattcatttttttccattagaTAGTggttaatatgtattttattaatactgaatagacccaataggcttgtttttcctccagtaaggataaatcatatcttagttgggatcaagtagaatgttctgttttattataacaaaaaaaaagaaatcatttttaaaaattagaattatttacttataatagagtctctgggagatgaccttttccgtaattcggaactttctggataaggggtttccggataagggatcccatacctgtactatttaacACAAGATGTAATAACTGAGTACAGAGCAGGGGTACTACTTACTGTAACACCACTGAAATCAAAACAATGTTGTCTGCATTTTGTCACAGCTCCAAAAGCAGCGAGAGCTATGGGGAAGTAGGTATCTGTACAGCACATACCTAAATCTATACATGTATGGACAGGCATGTATGTCCAGAGAAATTTCACTGCAGCATTTATGTTCATCCCTGACGTCCAAGCTATGGCCCTTCAGCTGAAGTTAAACCACAACTCCCAACATCACCCCATGGTCAGTGTTTGGGGTTTGTAGATCAATGGCTGCTGGAAAGGCACAAAAATGCTGCTAGAGAGTGAGAGTAACACAGCTGGACTCCATTTAAATTTAATTATGAAAATCAGTGATCTCTAGCATACATGTACAGCATTAATTAGCTGCCATTAGTACTGCTGCTTTATGCCAAATGTGATATTCCAAATGCCCAGCACGCCCTTGTAGTGAAGGAATATTCGGTGCCCACAATAAGTCCTTATAAACCTGCTTACTCTTTTGCGTTCATGTTAAAtcacatacagatatatatgctgcaaaacaaaaatccTCCACCTTTCtgggcaaaaataaatatatttgttagaTTCTCTCTTTATTTATAAGGAGCAACTTCTGCCTCTAGGAGCACTAAATAACATAATATTGCACTTTACATATTTAGAACATATATTAAGGTCTGTGTCACCACTCCAATCGgtctgactgtctctgcttccttcaGTGATCAATATGACAGCGATTCCTACTGAATTTTCTTAGTTGGGTCCATTGGAAGCAACCCATGGCTAGTCACCTGCATTATGATTGACAAATGTCTGGTGTGATATAGGCCAAAAGGGGCTAATCCATGGAAGAAAACAAACCCGTTGTGTTTGGAATATTCACAGTATAACAGCTGATACTTTGGGCAAATCAACAGGAGACATCAAAGCTTTGTCTGGGCAGAACATCTTCTTCCTAAAGTGATTCTTTCAGAGTCAATAAAGCCATTTCACACCTTAGAATTCTCCAACTGGTACTGGATCCTTCAGTATGAATGGGCTGTATGCTTCAGGCCATCTACACAAAAATAACCTGTGAAAGGTGCATTAAAGAGAATGAGGTGTGAAAACATACACGTCCAGGCTTGTTTTAGACCCAGGAATTAACACCATTTTATGGGAATTAAGATGGCCAATGTCATCgtcaaaatatttgcaaaataacaCTTTAAGTTTCCAGTATttagaataaaacattaatgcaataaaaaaatgatatttgaaTTCCACATTAGAAGTTACAGTTAGAGCCACATAGACAAATGCAATGGCCGAAGTGGCTTTAGCTGAAGGAAAATGTGCAAGAGTCTGTTAGCACAAGAAGGCACCATGATTTCACCCATGCAGGAACAGAGTTAGAGAAGAGGAAGCCCCATctgatggggggtggggggatgaCATAAATCAGTAAGGTCCAGCCTGCTGCCCTCCACCcttttgttgaactacaacactCAGAATCCTCCTAAGGAAGAAGTTACTATCAAAGGTTTAGGACATTTATAAGTGCAGCAAGCATGTAGGGTATATTATGAAGCTGATGGAATGGGTATAAGAATACTTTTCCTTGGACAACATAGAATAATACATTTACAGTATcaatgattgtgtgtgtgtgaatgtatcCCTTTGAGTTATATAGAGCTACTTGTATATGCAGTGTTTTACAGTTGAACAATTAATTAAGAGAACAAACAAGATGTAAATACAATAATAAGATAAATACAAAACACAGTTAGATTCAAGTTTAAAtgttaaagagacaagagaaAAGAGgcccctgtcccacagagcttacaatctgtgtgTGTAGCAGTGTGTCTGGGCATGTTCagtgtacatttttacatttgtatagCATGCGTGTGTGTGACCTTATGTCAGAATTGTACTCCTTCTTTTGTTCCTTTGCATGTTTATGTATCTGAATGGCAGAATGTTTATCAGATGATGTAATGTCTTTCTTACTATCCTGCTATACTATACATACCATACAATCTAATGTCTTTCTtactatatacaaataattaattgTGGCTGAACTGAGGAAATATAAAGAaatttgtacatttatttttctgcaatAATTCAGGCATCCTTGTCTAATTATGACATCAAAAGTGGGTCCCTGGGTAGAAATAAGCTATTAAGTGCAATGCTGCTGAACCTGTACACAGCTGGGGATGCCTTATTATTGACTTGAAACAATTTGTGCAAGCAGAGGGCTAATGAAATGGGAAtgaaagacagagagagaagTGTGAGACAGAGGTGTCAAACAGACTGTAAAACACACAAATGGAGACTGGAAACCTCCAATGTATATTGGGAAGGAAAAAACAAAGACACTTCAGTATCTCTTCATACTGTATTTTCTGTGCATATTTAAAAAAGGAATTGCCaccaaaaagtcacagaaaaaacatTTGATAGAGAGCCTGATAATAGAGAGTGATAGTTGAGCATTCTAAGGGTAATACATTCAGTAGTTTTCAGACAAAGCgaacaataaaacacaaatatacacatatttatcttAGAGGGTTTAACTTGTATTTAAGGGATATCCACACAGAGCATCTATAATGTATGCTGTCTCTGGGCACATGCAAGCAGTAGTCAGAGGTGTGGAGTGTTAGGGGGGAGGTAAGGCTATGCCCAGTTAGGGAGGGTCACAGCCCAAGCAATGAGAGGGGTGGAGCTGAAATAATATGGATAGGCTCCTGATTGATGTCAGTGGGTGGTCTTTTGCCTTTAATTTGTCTTTTAGGGGGTGGGGAGTTCAGGGGATTCTTAAAAGAACTTGAGTGGAGGCAGCTTTCATATCTCACAGCATCACTATATAGACTGGAGGCCTCTGCTCTGCTTCTAGAACAAGACTACATTGCTTCCTCACTTCAGCCTTCAAAGATGGCAACAGATGAGTTCAGCAGCAGCACTACTCCTTCATACGACTACTATGATTACACAAATGAGAGTGGACTACCACCATGTGATGAAACAGACTGGGATCTCTCTTACTCTCTGCTACCTGTCTTTTACATGATCGTTTTTGTCCTTGGACTCTCAGGCAATGGAGTGGTCATATTTACAGTATGGAAGGCCAAGCCAAAGAGGAGATCTGCAGACACCTACATAGGTAATCTTGCACTGGCTGACCTGGCTTTTGTGGTAACACTGCCTCTGTGGGCCACATACACTGCTTTAGGCTTTCACTGGCCCTTTGGTTCTGCACTGTGCAagctcagcagctatctggtcttGCTTAATATGTTTGCCAGTGTCTTTTGCCTCACCTGCCTCAGCTTTGATCGATACCTGGCCATTGTTCATTCACTTTCCAGTGCTAAACTTCGCTCTCGCTCCTCCATACTTGTATCCTTGGCTGTTATCTGGCTCTTCTCAGGgcttttggcactcccaagtctGATTCTGCGTGACACACGTGTAGAAGGCAATAATACCATCTGTGACCTGGACTTCAGTGGTGTTTCAAGTAAGGAGAATGAAAATTTCTGGATTGGGGGGCTTAGCATCCTTACCACAGTTCCAGGTTTCCTGCTGCCCCTGCTCCTTATGACCATCTTTTACTGCTTCATTGGTGGCAAGGTGACCATGCATTTCCAAAACCTGAAGAAGGAGGAACAGAAGAAAAAGAGGCTTCTTAAGATTATTATTACTCTGGTTGTGGTGTTTGCTATCTGCTGGCTGCCTTTTCATATTCTGAAAACCATTCACTTTCTAGACCTCATGGGCTTCCTGGAACTGTCTTGCTCCACACAGAACATCATTGTCAGCTTGCACCCCTATGCCACCTGCTTGGCATACATTAATAGCTGCTTAAACCCTTTCCTCTATGCCTTCTTTGACTTGCGATTTCGctcccaatgtttttttttttttggatttaaaAAAGCCCTCCAAGGACATCTCAGCAACACCTCTTCCAGTTTAAGTGCACAGACTCAAAAATCTGAAATTCATTCGCTAGCAACAAAAGTCTGATTGGGAAAAGGGAAATTTGATGGGCTGTGGGGGCAGAGACTTTTTTCTTAAGACTTTTAGGGTTAATTGAACGTTATCTCTTGTTGCTGCAAAGGGAAGGTCATCTGCTGATTACAGAACAGGGACTTGCACAGTCTACTGGATCATATCACTGGAGTCTGTAAAATGCCCCCACTTAGTGGATGTCTGGCTTTTCCTGAGAATAACAGACACACCTTAGTGAATGAGACATTCTTACTCAGTCCCTCTCCAAAAAACAGGAGAGCTGGTTGGACAGGGTGGGAGATGCAGTTTACTGAATTTGTTATTGATGCAAGAGGTAACTGGGTATCCAATGGGTTAACACATGCTGTATATTGCTAGATTTCTTCTTTGTATttgctaatgttttttttttactttcctgtATATATTTTGCTTGTTAAAGCACTTGTATGATATCACAGAGCTTACACTTTTAACACTGTTAATGGTCATTTCAGAATGCAATGTAATTGCAATGTTATTTAACCAATTCACTGCCTTGTGAGAATGTCATAGAACTGGAGGTAAACTGGTTAAAAGC contains these protein-coding regions:
- the aplnr gene encoding apelin receptor, with amino-acid sequence MATDEFSSSTTPSYDYYDYTNESGLPPCDETDWDLSYSLLPVFYMIVFVLGLSGNGVVIFTVWKAKPKRRSADTYIGNLALADLAFVVTLPLWATYTALGFHWPFGSALCKLSSYLVLLNMFASVFCLTCLSFDRYLAIVHSLSSAKLRSRSSILVSLAVIWLFSGLLALPSLILRDTRVEGNNTICDLDFSGVSSKENENFWIGGLSILTTVPGFLLPLLLMTIFYCFIGGKVTMHFQNLKKEEQKKKRLLKIIITLVVVFAICWLPFHILKTIHFLDLMGFLELSCSTQNIIVSLHPYATCLAYINSCLNPFLYAFFDLRFRSQCFFFFGFKKALQGHLSNTSSSLSAQTQKSEIHSLATKV